A genomic window from Deltaproteobacteria bacterium includes:
- a CDS encoding UPF0280 family protein — translation MQPQLVLVIIISLIIRRFITILLCSSLSIRMTYQERTYRNKVSNKLLVSFNVSVGETDLFICSDTDLSEIAFQSVYKYRGFIESYIKYHPSFLTSLKPLDDDWLAPAIVRDMLKTSFIADVGPMASVAGAIAEYVGNDLLKQAHNVIVENGGDIYLKTESEVRVGVFAGESPLNYSVNILLKPEHMPIGVCTSSGTVGHSLSFGRADAVCVVSKSSAMADAAATAIGNLVKSKRNIRSALEKGLNLNGVLGILIIVGDHFGAIGDIELV, via the coding sequence GTGCAGCCGCAACTCGTTTTAGTTATAATAATAAGTCTGATAATTAGAAGATTTATAACGATACTATTATGTAGTAGTTTAAGTATAAGAATGACATATCAGGAGAGGACCTACAGGAACAAAGTATCGAATAAGCTTCTTGTATCATTCAACGTAAGTGTCGGTGAAACCGATCTTTTTATATGCTCCGACACAGATCTTTCTGAAATCGCTTTTCAATCCGTTTATAAATATCGTGGATTTATCGAATCCTACATCAAATATCATCCCTCTTTCCTGACTTCCTTAAAGCCCCTCGATGATGACTGGCTGGCCCCTGCTATTGTAAGAGACATGCTCAAAACATCTTTTATAGCGGATGTAGGCCCGATGGCTTCTGTTGCCGGGGCAATTGCGGAATATGTTGGTAATGATCTCCTTAAGCAAGCTCACAATGTCATAGTTGAAAATGGCGGAGATATTTATTTGAAAACGGAAAGTGAGGTAAGGGTTGGTGTCTTTGCAGGTGAATCACCTCTGAACTACAGTGTAAATATTCTTTTAAAGCCTGAACATATGCCAATCGGTGTATGCACTTCTTCCGGAACGGTAGGACACTCTCTGAGCTTTGGGAGAGCAGATGCAGTATGTGTTGTTTCAAAATCTTCCGCTATGGCTGATGCCGCTGCAACTGCTATCGGAAACCTCGTGAAGAGTAAACGAAATATCAGGTCGGCCCTCGAAAAGGGGTTAAATTTAAACGGAGTTTTAGGTATCCTGATAATTGTTGGAGATCATTTTGGTGCTATTGGAGATATTGAGTTGGTTTAA
- a CDS encoding tetratricopeptide repeat protein produces MNNPFKRHYQFTIFILALANILLPLCTQASEGQADNPAKQFAFAEALFTEGDYYRAITEYKRFIFYFPQNELIEKSAFRIGESYFRAKRWHEAINTFALFTTQYPQSSMSTEALYLKGMAEKQLKRYRDSLSTFQDIIRSKSNDFTDKAIYQSALIMMEKEEWQEARKRFLLVPKNSPLSESANIMYSSLGYIDDIPQKSPAVAGTLAAVLPGAGHLYTERPRDALVAFLLNVAFIVSAVELFHHENYFAGGIVSFFEIGWYTGNIYSAASSAHKYNKRNKEDFIRHLQETSSISIRHDPATSSNHLMVNYRF; encoded by the coding sequence ATGAATAATCCTTTTAAGAGACATTATCAGTTCACTATCTTTATACTGGCGCTCGCGAATATTTTGCTTCCGCTCTGTACCCAGGCCTCAGAAGGGCAGGCCGACAACCCTGCGAAACAGTTCGCATTTGCGGAAGCGCTCTTTACCGAGGGGGATTATTATAGGGCTATTACTGAGTACAAACGGTTTATCTTTTATTTTCCCCAAAATGAGCTTATCGAAAAATCCGCATTCAGGATAGGTGAAAGCTATTTCAGAGCGAAAAGATGGCATGAAGCTATCAATACTTTCGCATTATTTACGACACAATATCCTCAAAGCAGTATGTCGACGGAGGCCCTGTACCTCAAGGGAATGGCAGAGAAACAACTGAAACGATACCGTGATTCCCTTTCAACATTCCAGGATATCATAAGATCTAAATCAAATGACTTTACTGATAAAGCCATTTATCAAAGCGCCCTCATCATGATGGAAAAGGAAGAATGGCAGGAGGCTCGAAAAAGATTTTTACTTGTACCGAAAAATAGCCCGCTGTCTGAATCAGCAAATATAATGTATTCGAGTCTCGGATATATTGATGATATACCGCAAAAATCACCTGCCGTTGCAGGCACTCTTGCCGCAGTTCTTCCTGGCGCCGGCCATCTTTATACGGAAAGACCCAGAGATGCCCTTGTTGCCTTTCTATTGAACGTTGCTTTCATTGTTTCTGCTGTAGAACTGTTTCATCATGAAAATTATTTTGCAGGAGGAATCGTATCATTCTTTGAAATTGGCTGGTATACAGGCAATATCTACAGTGCTGCGAGTAGTGCCCATAAATACAATAAGAGAAACAAAGAAGATTTCATTAGGCATTTGCAGGAAACAAGCTCCATTTCTATCAGACATGATCCTGCAACTTCTTCCAATCATTTAATGGTTAACTATAGATTTTAA
- a CDS encoding DNA polymerase III subunit alpha, producing MNNADFVHLHVHTQYSLLDGTIRLDNLFKKAKEYKMPAVAMTDHGNIFGAVDFYQHAQKYGIKPIIGCELYVAPKSRFDKNSHATGENSHHLLVLVKDMHGYKNLMKLVSSAYLEGFYYRPRVDKELLVQHNEGLIGMSACLHGEISYLLLKGNKEAARRVAEEYRDIFGNGNFYLEIMENGLPEQKMVNIGLIQIGRELSIPLVATNDCHYINREDAEAHEVLLCIQTGKTIEDTDRMKFKTDQFYFRSPENMKHLFKDIQESIDNTIVIADKCNFTFDFGNISLPNYEIDTGETLDEYLMNSAQKGLESLKPIIMRGYSDIEPWAKYEKRLEEELKMIKSMGFAGYFLIVSDFVNYAKQKNIPVGPGRGSAAGSLVAYATGITNIDPIRYGLFFERFLNPDRISMPDIDIDFCQDGRDEIIRYVTDKYGSDRVAQIITFGKMQAKAVIRDVGRALNIPYSDVDRIAKLVPNILNISLDMAIQSEPRLQEEEKKNEKIKKLLALSRSLEGLNRHSSTHAAGVVISDVPLVERVPLCKSPKDEIVTQYSMNDLQAVGLTKFDFLGLKTLTVIKNTIQFIKEGRGEVIDIETIPLDNQKAFQLLMKGTTDGIFQLESAGMKDILLNMKPDCIEDIIALIALYRPGPMNMVPEFISRKQGKTKIVYEIPELKEILKETYGVIVYQEQVMQIAGAIGNYTMAEADILRKVMSKKKTSEMEKEKPKFLEGAKQTKIPEKKAKKIWEQMETFAEYGFNKSHSTAYAMISYQTAFLKANFPVEFMAALLTSEKDNRDKIIKYINSCKDMGINVLPPDINESHRDFSVSGEHIRFGLAAVKNVGVGAIDSIISVRQNEGRFTTFADFCNRVDLKKINKRMIESLIKCGSFDSLDYNRRQLIEYHEGIVDAAQRRHKDRSSGQASFFDHLESEQNSDFDPVKDCLIPDIPEWDHRELLAHEKETLGFYITGHPLLKFTDKLSLIANVDSSSINDKLDRDIVIFGGVISNIREVTTKKKDVMAYITIEDLKGSVTVIFFADIYKKAFGLLHSEEPVLIKGTIDAGDEGVKVIASELSALAGSREQPYDAVHFMIDVTKSSSEDIESLNKLLINHKGKCDGFIHILNGKSEVIVYLGKDSRLELTDKLKEEADLLLSAAATRFSYNNKSDN from the coding sequence ATGAATAACGCCGATTTTGTTCACCTTCATGTTCATACACAATATAGCCTTCTCGACGGAACAATTCGTCTTGATAATCTATTTAAAAAAGCAAAAGAGTACAAAATGCCGGCGGTAGCAATGACCGACCACGGAAATATTTTTGGTGCTGTTGACTTTTATCAACATGCCCAGAAGTACGGCATTAAGCCAATTATCGGATGTGAACTCTATGTTGCCCCCAAAAGCCGCTTCGATAAGAATTCTCATGCTACCGGAGAAAATTCTCACCACCTGCTCGTACTTGTGAAGGATATGCATGGTTATAAAAATCTCATGAAGCTTGTATCCAGTGCTTATCTTGAAGGATTTTACTATCGACCGCGCGTAGACAAGGAACTCCTGGTACAACATAACGAAGGACTTATCGGGATGAGTGCATGCCTTCATGGAGAAATATCATACCTTCTGCTTAAAGGAAATAAAGAAGCTGCCAGGAGGGTTGCCGAAGAATATAGAGACATATTCGGCAACGGTAATTTCTATCTGGAAATCATGGAAAACGGTCTACCGGAACAAAAAATGGTAAATATCGGTCTCATACAAATTGGTCGTGAACTTTCAATACCTCTTGTGGCAACTAATGACTGCCACTACATCAATCGAGAAGATGCAGAGGCACACGAAGTCCTGTTATGTATCCAGACCGGGAAGACCATTGAAGATACCGATCGGATGAAATTCAAGACAGATCAATTTTATTTCCGGTCACCCGAAAACATGAAGCATCTTTTTAAGGATATTCAGGAATCTATTGATAATACGATAGTTATTGCTGATAAATGTAACTTTACATTTGATTTCGGCAATATTTCATTGCCCAATTATGAGATCGATACGGGTGAAACACTTGATGAATATTTGATGAATTCGGCCCAAAAAGGTTTGGAAAGCTTGAAGCCTATCATTATGAGAGGTTATTCAGATATAGAACCCTGGGCAAAATATGAAAAGCGCCTCGAAGAAGAATTGAAAATGATCAAGTCAATGGGATTTGCAGGATATTTTCTTATTGTCTCAGATTTTGTGAATTACGCAAAACAAAAAAATATTCCTGTGGGACCCGGAAGAGGTTCTGCTGCCGGCAGTCTCGTTGCGTATGCTACCGGCATTACCAATATCGATCCAATACGATACGGACTGTTTTTTGAAAGATTCTTAAATCCAGACCGGATAAGCATGCCTGATATAGATATAGATTTTTGTCAGGACGGACGAGACGAGATTATCAGATACGTTACGGATAAATACGGGAGCGATAGAGTCGCCCAGATCATTACATTTGGTAAAATGCAGGCAAAAGCAGTTATAAGAGATGTAGGAAGGGCATTGAACATACCTTATAGCGATGTTGATAGGATCGCTAAGTTGGTTCCCAATATACTTAATATATCTCTTGATATGGCAATCCAAAGTGAACCACGCCTTCAGGAAGAAGAGAAAAAAAACGAAAAGATAAAAAAGCTCCTTGCATTGTCACGGTCACTTGAAGGCTTAAATCGTCATTCCTCAACACACGCGGCGGGGGTCGTCATATCCGATGTACCACTCGTGGAGCGTGTACCTCTCTGTAAAAGCCCCAAGGATGAAATTGTCACGCAGTATTCAATGAATGATCTTCAGGCGGTGGGATTGACCAAATTTGATTTTCTAGGTTTAAAAACCCTTACCGTCATCAAAAATACAATACAGTTCATAAAAGAGGGCAGGGGAGAAGTAATTGACATCGAGACAATCCCTCTAGATAATCAAAAAGCATTTCAATTGCTGATGAAGGGAACTACCGACGGTATATTTCAGTTGGAAAGTGCCGGTATGAAAGATATCCTTTTAAATATGAAACCTGATTGCATTGAGGATATCATTGCATTGATAGCCCTCTACAGACCCGGGCCTATGAATATGGTTCCTGAATTTATTTCTCGTAAACAGGGTAAGACAAAGATAGTTTATGAAATTCCTGAGTTAAAAGAAATACTAAAGGAGACGTATGGCGTTATTGTATACCAGGAACAAGTTATGCAAATAGCCGGCGCGATTGGCAACTATACTATGGCTGAAGCGGATATTCTGAGAAAGGTCATGAGCAAGAAGAAAACATCCGAGATGGAGAAGGAGAAACCTAAATTTCTTGAAGGCGCCAAGCAGACAAAGATACCTGAAAAAAAAGCAAAAAAAATCTGGGAGCAGATGGAAACATTTGCGGAATATGGATTTAACAAGTCACATAGTACCGCTTACGCAATGATATCATACCAAACTGCCTTCCTGAAAGCAAACTTCCCGGTTGAATTTATGGCAGCGCTACTGACAAGTGAAAAGGACAACCGTGACAAAATCATAAAATACATAAACAGTTGCAAAGATATGGGCATTAATGTTCTCCCTCCCGATATCAATGAGTCTCATAGGGATTTTAGTGTATCAGGTGAACATATTCGGTTCGGTCTCGCCGCCGTCAAGAACGTGGGTGTCGGCGCTATCGACTCAATTATCTCTGTCAGGCAAAACGAAGGCAGATTTACAACTTTTGCTGATTTTTGCAACCGTGTCGATCTAAAGAAAATTAATAAGAGGATGATTGAAAGTCTTATTAAATGCGGATCCTTCGATTCACTTGATTATAATAGAAGACAATTAATAGAATATCACGAAGGAATTGTTGATGCGGCTCAGCGGCGTCATAAAGATAGATCCAGCGGTCAGGCCAGCTTCTTTGATCACTTAGAAAGTGAACAGAATTCAGATTTCGATCCTGTTAAAGATTGTTTGATTCCTGATATCCCTGAATGGGATCATCGTGAATTACTTGCACATGAGAAGGAAACACTCGGATTTTATATAACTGGACATCCACTCCTTAAATTCACCGATAAACTCTCACTAATTGCTAATGTCGATTCGTCAAGCATCAATGATAAGTTGGACCGTGATATAGTGATTTTTGGTGGTGTCATCAGCAATATTCGTGAGGTAACAACGAAAAAAAAGGATGTTATGGCGTATATAACTATTGAGGATCTGAAAGGTTCCGTCACAGTTATATTTTTCGCCGATATATATAAAAAGGCATTTGGTCTTCTCCATAGTGAAGAGCCCGTTTTGATAAAAGGAACTATAGATGCCGGGGATGAGGGTGTTAAAGTCATAGCATCTGAACTTAGCGCTCTTGCCGGTTCACGAGAGCAACCTTATGATGCAGTGCATTTTATGATTGATGTAACAAAATCATCATCAGAAGACATCGAATCTCTAAATAAATTACTTATAAATCACAAGGGTAAGTGCGATGGGTTCATCCATATTCTAAACGGCAAAAGCGAAGTTATTGTTTACCTGGGAAAGGATAGCCGTCTTGAATTGACTGACAAACTAAAAGAAGAAGCAGATCTTCTTTTGAGTGCAGCCGCAACTCGTTTTAGTTATAATAATAAGTCTGATAATTAG
- a CDS encoding tetratricopeptide repeat protein produces the protein MAGKMTKKELEKPDTLQLILNKFTVYVSENKQKIYLISGIITLIALLSSGWYLYRMNYENNAQKLYAKSQFEGMKITLQGGSPDQNTVKMYQDIVTQYQGSKAAMMANYQLGNIYYNLGDIDASIKAYTEFLKEAPEGNDWKILAYNGLGYCYEVKNDLKNALESFEKAASIKSAGSFEGITYRNIARIYEEMKNKEKALEYYQKALSKTTDPSMEHLLKRKISTI, from the coding sequence ATGGCAGGAAAAATGACAAAGAAGGAACTTGAGAAGCCTGATACATTACAATTAATATTAAACAAATTTACCGTTTATGTATCGGAAAACAAACAGAAGATTTATTTGATATCCGGCATTATCACATTAATCGCCTTGCTTTCATCCGGCTGGTATCTGTACCGGATGAATTACGAGAATAATGCACAGAAGCTCTATGCAAAGTCCCAGTTTGAAGGCATGAAAATTACCCTGCAAGGGGGTAGCCCGGATCAAAATACTGTGAAAATGTACCAAGATATCGTGACTCAATATCAAGGCTCAAAAGCGGCCATGATGGCAAATTATCAATTGGGGAATATCTACTACAATCTCGGTGATATTGATGCTTCAATAAAGGCTTATACTGAATTTCTTAAAGAAGCGCCGGAGGGCAACGATTGGAAAATTCTCGCATATAATGGATTGGGATACTGTTACGAGGTGAAAAACGATTTGAAGAATGCCCTGGAGTCATTCGAGAAAGCCGCATCTATCAAATCCGCCGGGAGCTTTGAAGGTATAACGTACAGAAATATTGCGAGGATTTACGAAGAGATGAAAAACAAAGAAAAAGCATTAGAATATTATCAAAAAGCACTCAGTAAAACTACAGATCCTTCCATGGAGCATCTTTTAAAAAGAAAAATATCAACTATATGA
- the iorA gene encoding indolepyruvate ferredoxin oxidoreductase subunit alpha has translation MKVLMSGNEGIARGAYECGVRFASGYPGTPSTEIMEAFAQYDGVYAEWSPNEKVALEVGIGAALAGAKAMVVMKHVGVNVAADPLFTLSYTGTNGALVIISADDPSLHSSQNEQDNRNYAKFAKIPMLEPADSQEAKDYIKIAFDISERFDTPVFLRTTTRVSHSKSVVNITDPSVADDRTALHFNTSKYVMVPFNARVRRVEVENRLKRLREFSDSFSENKIEMNDPEVGIITSGMSYNYAKDIFPNYSYLKLGMVYPIPSDLIRDFASKVKILYVIEELDPFIQEQVLAMGIKVIGKEVFPYTNEFDPGVIETAIKGKKTSIVSLPDVTIPPRPPNLCAGCPHRGLFYVLGKLKAFVSGDIGCYTLSFMKPLEGLHSCICMGASIGMAHGMSKALKDKGKGKVVGVIGDATFIHSGITPLLNMAYNRSDAVIVICDNRTTAMTGMQEHPATGYTLQGEKTKELDFITLASALGIDSIRVIDPYDITTTRNVMKEELSKPGPSVVISRRSCVLFKRNMNDVRKPLEIDENKCTGCRLCLGLGCPPISWMRFEDMPVEKVKKNAKKQEGIAFIDRDLCNGCTLCQQVCKAGAIVEVL, from the coding sequence ATGAAGGTATTGATGTCAGGAAACGAGGGTATTGCAAGAGGAGCATATGAATGTGGAGTTCGCTTTGCTTCCGGATATCCGGGGACTCCAAGTACTGAAATCATGGAAGCATTTGCACAATATGATGGTGTCTATGCAGAATGGTCTCCCAATGAAAAAGTTGCCCTTGAGGTTGGTATTGGCGCAGCTTTGGCGGGTGCAAAAGCAATGGTTGTCATGAAGCATGTCGGGGTTAATGTTGCGGCCGATCCACTCTTTACCCTGAGCTATACCGGCACGAACGGAGCGCTGGTTATTATTAGTGCCGATGATCCTTCATTGCACAGTTCACAGAATGAGCAGGATAACCGTAACTATGCTAAATTCGCTAAAATACCCATGCTTGAGCCTGCAGATAGTCAGGAAGCAAAAGATTATATAAAAATTGCGTTCGATATTAGCGAGAGGTTTGATACTCCCGTATTTCTCAGGACAACCACTCGGGTTTCCCATTCGAAATCCGTTGTAAATATTACAGATCCTTCAGTCGCGGATGATCGAACAGCACTGCATTTTAATACTTCAAAATATGTCATGGTTCCTTTCAACGCACGTGTCAGAAGGGTAGAAGTGGAGAATAGGCTCAAACGATTAAGAGAATTTTCCGATAGTTTTTCTGAAAACAAGATTGAAATGAATGATCCCGAAGTCGGCATCATTACATCCGGCATGTCTTATAACTATGCAAAAGACATTTTTCCCAATTATTCATATTTAAAGCTCGGGATGGTTTATCCAATACCCTCTGATCTGATCCGTGATTTTGCCTCCAAAGTAAAAATACTCTATGTTATTGAGGAGCTAGACCCTTTTATTCAAGAACAGGTGTTGGCAATGGGTATCAAGGTCATCGGCAAAGAAGTCTTTCCTTACACAAACGAGTTTGATCCGGGTGTGATCGAAACTGCCATAAAAGGCAAAAAAACCTCAATAGTCAGTTTACCGGATGTAACGATTCCACCAAGACCACCGAATCTGTGCGCCGGTTGCCCCCACAGAGGTCTGTTTTATGTACTCGGAAAGCTGAAGGCATTTGTCTCGGGAGATATAGGTTGTTATACCTTATCCTTCATGAAGCCCTTGGAAGGTCTTCACTCATGTATCTGCATGGGGGCAAGTATCGGCATGGCGCATGGTATGAGCAAGGCTTTAAAAGATAAGGGAAAAGGAAAGGTTGTTGGTGTTATCGGGGACGCCACGTTTATTCATTCCGGCATTACACCGCTCTTAAACATGGCCTATAACAGAAGTGATGCCGTCATTGTTATCTGTGACAACAGGACAACCGCCATGACAGGTATGCAGGAACATCCCGCTACCGGATATACCCTGCAGGGAGAAAAAACAAAAGAGCTTGATTTTATAACACTTGCCTCTGCACTAGGGATTGATAGCATCCGTGTGATCGATCCCTATGACATCACAACAACACGGAACGTAATGAAAGAAGAATTATCGAAGCCAGGTCCTTCAGTTGTTATATCGAGAAGATCATGCGTTCTGTTCAAGCGGAATATGAATGATGTTAGAAAACCACTTGAAATTGATGAGAATAAGTGTACCGGGTGCAGATTGTGCCTTGGTCTTGGATGTCCGCCAATCTCCTGGATGAGGTTTGAAGATATGCCTGTTGAAAAAGTTAAGAAAAATGCGAAAAAACAGGAAGGTATCGCATTTATTGATCGTGACCTTTGCAATGGCTGTACTCTATGTCAGCAGGTATGCAAGGCCGGCGCTATTGTCGAGGTGTTATAA
- a CDS encoding indolepyruvate oxidoreductase subunit beta, whose protein sequence is MKKNSAVKSILLAGVGGQGILRASDILCLVMMEVGMDVKKSEVHGMAQRGGCVTSHVRYGQKVYSPIAKKGDVDILVSFEKLETLRYLDFMKPNGTVVINQVELYPPSVNLGDAKYPHNVIELVNQAFKTVKVVNARDIAVQAGNIRAENTALLGVISSFLKVDVTLWEKVLRESFPEKVVNANLKAFHLGREA, encoded by the coding sequence ATGAAAAAAAATAGTGCTGTGAAAAGTATTCTCCTCGCGGGTGTCGGCGGTCAGGGAATACTCAGGGCAAGTGACATTTTATGTCTTGTTATGATGGAAGTTGGTATGGATGTAAAGAAAAGTGAAGTCCATGGAATGGCCCAGCGTGGAGGGTGTGTGACCAGCCATGTCCGATATGGACAGAAGGTGTATTCACCAATCGCAAAAAAAGGTGACGTAGATATCCTTGTCTCATTTGAGAAATTGGAGACACTTCGTTACCTCGATTTTATGAAACCAAACGGCACTGTCGTAATCAATCAAGTAGAACTGTATCCTCCTTCCGTTAATTTAGGAGATGCGAAATATCCGCATAATGTTATTGAGTTAGTGAACCAAGCTTTCAAAACGGTCAAAGTCGTCAACGCTCGCGATATTGCAGTGCAAGCAGGAAATATCAGGGCAGAAAATACGGCACTTCTGGGCGTCATATCTTCTTTTTTGAAAGTGGATGTCACTTTATGGGAGAAGGTACTTCGCGAATCCTTTCCAGAAAAAGTTGTGAACGCAAATCTCAAGGCATTCCATTTAGGAAGAGAAGCTTGA
- a CDS encoding thioesterase family protein, whose translation MKRNHVKIRVIYADTDAMGIVYHTNYIKWFEIGRTELLRSIGIVYAQMESQGYNLPLTEAYCHYLLPARYDQIIIVETEMEYLKRASMKFNYTISDEDKEKILVEGYTVHACTNNLGKIVRIPSFIVEKLNEQMQLNF comes from the coding sequence TTGAAGAGAAATCACGTTAAGATACGTGTAATTTACGCGGATACGGATGCGATGGGTATCGTTTATCATACCAATTATATCAAATGGTTCGAGATAGGACGAACAGAACTCCTCAGAAGCATAGGCATAGTATATGCACAAATGGAATCGCAGGGTTATAACCTGCCATTGACTGAGGCATATTGCCACTATTTGCTGCCGGCAAGATATGACCAGATCATTATTGTTGAAACTGAAATGGAATATCTTAAAAGGGCGAGCATGAAATTTAACTATACCATCTCGGATGAAGACAAAGAGAAGATTCTCGTCGAAGGATATACCGTTCACGCCTGTACAAATAACCTCGGGAAAATAGTCAGGATACCATCATTTATCGTAGAAAAGCTCAATGAGCAGATGCAATTAAATTTTTGA
- a CDS encoding DnaJ domain-containing protein, which yields MAEDYYKILGIEKTASAEEMKKAYRKLALKWHPDKNPNNKAAEEKFKKISEAYAVLSDTQKRKDYDMYGSADQFRQRYTQEDIFRGFDLNDILRGFGFGDLGGRGAKTFRTSRGGGAFTQNDSFSDIFEGERQRFSRMPQKGQDFEYNLSITLEESVLGAEKKLSLQKEDSIEEISFKIPPGINSGKKLRLAGKGTPGVDGGPPGDLYLFINILPHPIFARDGHDLYIEKAISFTQAILGTSIDIPTLDGATKRIKISPGTQNNTKIRMKGFGVPGLKGTDKGDQFVKITIEVPKRLNDKQLQLVRKLAEEGL from the coding sequence ATGGCAGAAGATTATTATAAAATATTAGGGATTGAAAAAACAGCGAGCGCCGAAGAGATGAAAAAAGCCTATAGAAAGCTGGCATTGAAGTGGCATCCGGATAAAAATCCTAACAATAAAGCCGCAGAGGAAAAATTTAAAAAGATCAGCGAAGCGTACGCCGTTCTTAGCGATACACAAAAACGCAAAGATTACGACATGTATGGATCCGCAGATCAGTTCAGGCAGAGATATACCCAGGAGGATATATTCAGAGGGTTCGATCTCAACGATATATTAAGAGGTTTCGGCTTTGGCGACTTAGGTGGAAGAGGTGCAAAAACATTCAGGACAAGCAGGGGAGGGGGGGCCTTTACACAGAACGACTCATTTTCTGACATTTTCGAGGGAGAGCGGCAAAGATTCTCTCGCATGCCGCAAAAGGGTCAGGATTTTGAATATAATCTGTCAATTACGTTAGAAGAATCCGTCTTGGGCGCCGAAAAGAAATTATCCCTTCAAAAAGAAGACAGCATTGAGGAAATCAGTTTTAAGATCCCGCCCGGCATCAATTCAGGAAAGAAACTGAGATTGGCCGGCAAGGGTACGCCCGGCGTTGACGGAGGCCCTCCCGGAGATTTATACTTATTTATCAATATTCTTCCCCATCCTATTTTCGCCAGGGACGGCCATGATCTCTACATCGAAAAGGCAATCAGCTTTACACAAGCAATTCTGGGAACAAGCATTGATATACCCACCCTTGACGGAGCAACGAAAAGAATCAAAATTAGCCCGGGCACTCAGAACAACACCAAAATTAGAATGAAGGGCTTTGGAGTTCCTGGATTGAAGGGCACAGACAAGGGAGATCAGTTTGTAAAAATCACTATAGAAGTTCCTAAAAGATTAAATGACAAGCAACTTCAACTGGTCAGGAAATTGGCTGAAGAAGGTTTATAG